Genomic window (Leishmania infantum JPCM5 genome chromosome 27):
TGTAGTCCGTTCAGCAGACGTTCCTGCagcctctgcgtgtgcgccgcgtcgcgctccCACTCCTTCATGGCAACCTCACAAGCAGCGCCCATGCCGACAACGAGCGCAGTCgcgacggtgccgctccGAACGCCACGCTCctgcccgccgccgctgacagGGGAGCGAATGCGCACGCGCGGGCGACGCCGCACGTAGAGGGCACCGCAGCCTTTCGGACCGTAAACCTTATGCGAGGACATTGACATGACATCAATGTTGTCGGCGTTCACGTCGACCTTGACCTTGCCCAGAGCTTGTGCCGCGTCGGTGTGGAAGAGGACCTTCTTGGAGTGGCACAGCGCCCCGATCTCGCGGAtgggctgcagcacgccaaTCTCGTTGTGCGCCGCCATGCAGGAGACGAGGCATGTGGTGGGCTTGATCGCCGCCTCCAACACCTTCAGGTCCAAAATTCCGTTCTTCTGCACCGGCAGGTAAGTCACCTCGAAGCCCTCCATCTCCAGGTAGCGGCACGAGTCGAGCACGCACTTGTGCTCGGTCTGTAGCGTGATGATGTGGTTCTTCTTGGCCTTGAGGAAGTTGCCGACGCCCTTGATGGCGATGTTGTTGCACTCCGTCGCGCCACTAGTGAAGAAGATCTCCTTTGGGCTTGCGCCAATCAAATCAGCGACCTGCTTGCGCGCCTTCTCGACCGCCTCCTCAGCGCTCCAGCCGTACTGATGGGTGCGACTGTTCGGGTTGCCGTACTCCTCCGTCATGTAGGGCAACATCGCATCCAGCACGCGGGGGTCCAGCGGGGTGGTGGCCTGATTATCCATGTAGATCGGTCGAGTCTTGAAGACGGGCAGAGTGGACGGAGGggcagcaacagctgcggcagccttGGAGGCTGCCCCGGCACCGTTGGCCgtcgaggcagcagcgcagaaaAAGACACGCGACACGCACCGCATTCTGCCCCAACTCTTCGCTTGTTTGTGACTGTCTTCGAGGAACCTACGACTGAGCGAGTGTGTTCGGGCGTGTCAGCCTGGGCGCAGCCGTGTGAGTGTCTCGCCTCACTCTCTGTTTCTCGTCTAACTGTATACTTCCAACTTTGCTTTGCGTGCATGTGCTCCGTGCTCACGACTCGGGCGTTTGTGCACGCTCGCCAGAgaacaccgccaccaccagacCCAATACACGTACGTTCACGCCggaaaagggagggaaggagaagaaaAGAGTGCAACAAACAGGCAGTCCGTGAATGGCGCGTCGCGGGCAGTAATGGATGCGGTGCAAACAACAAAACAGCAatgcgacggcaccgctgaGAAGCACCTCGTACAGATTGAGGAGCCCCCCGCGAGCGCAATccacggtgctgctgggcaGCCCCTCCCGCACTCGGCGCAAAAACCGCAGTGCGCAACGCCCCTTTCACCTGATCCAGCGGCGTGTCGGAAAGACGACACGCCGAAGAAGGtagcgatggcggcgagcgCATTTTTCTCCTTTCTGTGCTGCTACGCCGTTGGTTGCTGTTTCCTAAACGAAAATGCGTCAATGATGTGAACGGGATGAGGGACAGTCaaaa
Coding sequences:
- a CDS encoding putative cysteine desulfurase encodes the protein MRCVSRVFFCAAASTANGAGAASKAAAAVAAPPSTLPVFKTRPIYMDNQATTPLDPRVLDAMLPYMTEEYGNPNSRTHQYGWSAEEAVEKARKQVADLIGASPKEIFFTSGATECNNIAIKGVGNFLKAKKNHIITLQTEHKCVLDSCRYLEMEGFEVTYLPVQKNGILDLKVLEAAIKPTTCLVSCMAAHNEIGVLQPIREIGALCHSKKVLFHTDAAQALGKVKVDVNADNIDVMSMSSHKVYGPKGCGALYVRRRPRVRIRSPVSGGGQERGVRSGTVATALVVGMGAACEVAMKEWERDAAHTQRLQERLLNGLQSRLSHLVVNGDLKNRLPGNLNISFSCVEGESLLMGMKDVAVSSGSACTSASLEPSYVLRALGVDAENAHTSIRFGIGRFTTAKEVDLVIEECVKNVERLRELSPLWDLMQEGKTLADVQWR